AGATCCCCAGGTCCACCCATGTGGCAGGCGAGTACTTCCCGGATTGGATCGTCTTGATGGAGCCGAGCAGGGCGGCGATCAGGATCGTAGCGGCAATCAGCCACATGATGACGTCGACCAGGTCGTAGCGTTCGAAGAACCGGCGCATCCGGCAGTTCCTTTCTACAAGACGACCAAGAGATAGGTCACTGGATTGGATCTGGCGTGTTGAGCAACGGCACCCGCCGCGGGCGGGGCCGAGCCTGGCCTAGGGGCCGGACTCAACCCCGCCCGTTCGTTCAGTACCGTTGGCGGAGGCCGACACGATCAAGCCGGTCTCCCTGGTTCCGCCTACTGCTGCCAGATCACTTTTGGCGGCCAATTCCCGCCCGTTACCTCGGCTTCGGTCAGCTGAAAGACACCGAGTGCCTCGCCAGTGGCGCAGTCGCCGTTGGCGTCGCAGGCCAAGGTCCCGGTTATGCCGGGGTAGTCCTTCAGGGCGTACAGATAGTCGCGCAGCGCCTGCCGCGGGACGTGGACCGTCCCATCGGCGTCGACGACGGCGACGGCTTCGATCGCCTGGAAGAAGATATTCGTGGCGTCATAGGCCATGGCGTGGTAGCCGCTGGGCGGCACGCCGCCGAACTTTGTCTTCCACTTGGCGAGCAGTGCATCGTACTCAGGGCCCGAGACGGCCGGGCTGGACAGGTACATGCCAATGGCGGCCGGCCCGGCGTTCTCCGGGAAGGTGTCGGCCAGCAGACCGTCGGCGCCCATCAGGATGACATTCTCGAGGCCAGGGGTCGACTTGGCCTGGTCGGCGACGAAGCCGCCTTCCGGCTCGAAGATCGGGAAGTACAGCATCTCCGGCGCGCCGGTGGCGATGCTGGTCATGACGCCGGTCATGTCGGTGTCACCGACGTTGATTGCTTCCTGCGCGGTGATCGTCCCGCCGAGCGCGGTGAAGTTGTCGGCGAAGACCTGCTGCAGGCTCTCGGCGTATGGGCTGCCGTCGTGGAGCGTGGCGGCGGTCTTCACACCCAGCTCATTGTAGGCGAACTCGGCCGCTACGCGCCCTTGGAAGATGTCATTGGTGGCGGTGCGGAAGTAGCCCGGCCAGTGGTCGGGGTGATCTGGGTTCGTCAGGTCGGGA
This window of the Anaerolineales bacterium genome carries:
- a CDS encoding branched-chain amino acid ABC transporter substrate-binding protein, translated to MKSRMLFAVLIVLALVLAACAPAATEAPPEPTAAPAAPAATAAPAAFECTDAIGCVDIAPGDPVHLAYALSVSGATAGLGEDARGAIEIAIDDVGGQLLGHPLSLTGEDTLCNAEGGQAAGTKLAADPTIVAIVGTTCSSEARAAMPQISQAGMVMMSASNTNPDLTNPDHPDHWPGYFRTATNDIFQGRVAAEFAYNELGVKTAATLHDGSPYAESLQQVFADNFTALGGTITAQEAINVGDTDMTGVMTSIATGAPEMLYFPIFEPEGGFVADQAKSTPGLENVILMGADGLLADTFPENAGPAAIGMYLSSPAVSGPEYDALLAKWKTKFGGVPPSGYHAMAYDATNIFFQAIEAVAVVDADGTVHVPRQALRDYLYALKDYPGITGTLACDANGDCATGEALGVFQLTEAEVTGGNWPPKVIWQQ